Proteins encoded by one window of Akkermansia muciniphila ATCC BAA-835:
- the hisS gene encoding histidine--tRNA ligase: MPDARFQPLPGFRDFAPADCAVRNYLFNAWKKVAHRYGFLEWEGPTVEATELYLKKSGGELPTQLFRFTDQGDRDITIRPELTASLGRIAAAYQREYTKPLKWFEIGSCFRYEKPQKGRLREFYQFNADILGEASAWADSELIALAIDCMRELGFTQNDFIVRVSDREAWIRFASEHGVQEQDIPAFLGIVDKFERDRPEECQRKLDAFHISRGDLVAFIENPPAGASERYDILMKDLTARGLDGYVKLDLSVVRGLAYYTGLVFEIFDTQRSLRAVAGGGRYDTLVGALSNNAVDMPATGFAMGDAVITHLIEQTPHARALKDAALASAGCDIFMVQASESRRAEVLAIVSALRDQGYSVDLPLTLTKVNGQLQKAVKSGARAALIVGDEFPVMELRDLGARTSSPVAMDDLFDAVASLTGSN, translated from the coding sequence ATGCCAGACGCTCGCTTTCAACCACTTCCCGGATTCCGCGATTTTGCACCGGCGGATTGCGCCGTGCGCAACTATCTTTTCAACGCATGGAAGAAGGTGGCGCATCGTTACGGATTCCTGGAATGGGAGGGCCCGACTGTGGAAGCCACGGAGCTTTATCTTAAAAAGAGCGGAGGCGAGCTGCCCACCCAGCTCTTCCGCTTCACGGACCAGGGGGACCGGGACATCACCATCCGCCCGGAACTCACCGCCTCCCTGGGACGCATCGCAGCCGCTTATCAGCGCGAATACACCAAACCGCTCAAGTGGTTTGAAATCGGCTCATGCTTCCGTTATGAAAAACCCCAGAAAGGGCGTCTGCGCGAATTTTATCAATTCAATGCGGATATTCTGGGAGAAGCCTCCGCGTGGGCGGATTCCGAACTGATAGCCCTGGCCATCGACTGCATGAGGGAACTGGGCTTTACGCAAAACGACTTCATTGTGCGCGTCTCTGACCGGGAAGCCTGGATCAGGTTTGCTTCGGAACACGGCGTGCAGGAACAGGATATTCCCGCTTTCCTCGGCATCGTGGACAAATTTGAACGTGACCGCCCGGAAGAATGCCAGCGCAAGCTGGACGCCTTTCATATCAGCCGCGGCGATCTGGTGGCCTTCATTGAAAACCCGCCCGCCGGAGCGTCCGAACGCTATGACATCCTGATGAAAGACCTGACGGCCCGCGGGCTGGACGGCTATGTCAAGCTGGACTTATCCGTAGTGCGCGGACTGGCATACTACACCGGTCTGGTTTTTGAAATCTTTGACACACAGCGCAGCCTGCGCGCCGTAGCCGGTGGAGGACGTTACGACACGCTGGTAGGCGCCCTTTCCAACAACGCAGTGGACATGCCGGCAACCGGTTTTGCCATGGGGGATGCCGTCATCACCCACCTTATTGAACAGACGCCCCATGCCAGGGCGCTGAAAGATGCGGCGCTGGCCTCCGCAGGCTGCGACATCTTCATGGTTCAGGCATCTGAAAGCCGCCGCGCGGAAGTTCTTGCCATCGTCTCCGCCCTCCGGGACCAGGGATACAGTGTGGACCTTCCCCTCACGCTCACCAAAGTCAACGGACAGCTCCAGAAGGCCGTCAAATCCGGCGCCCGCGCGGCCTTGATCGTGGGAGATGAATTCCCGGTCATGGAACTTCGCGACCTGGGCGCGCGCACCTCATCCCCCGTCGCCATGGACGACCTGTTTGACGCCGTGGCTTCACTCACCGGAAGCAATTGA
- a CDS encoding aminotransferase class I/II-fold pyridoxal phosphate-dependent enzyme, protein MKNPEQFLSELKSAGLLRVLRDVECLPGGMARLADGREAVNLASNDYLGLAHHPSLAEAFSRAVRDEGVGAMASRLVTGTRREHSCLEEALAALKGTEAAVSFSSGYATSLGVIASIADREDTVLMDKLSHASLIDGARLSGARLSTFLHNDMESLRKKLQHLRDANPSGGILVVTESVFSMDGDRAPLREIVRLKDEFGALLLVDEAHGFGVLGEHGAGLAEELGVSSRIDFQMGTLSKAAGVSGGYVACSRAWADVMVNSARSLIYSTAPPPALAAAALAAVEVIRSGEGKELRRRVSVLANSLSAALGMPGRPLSSIFPVVVGENDAALAAADALLEQGFLAPAIRYPTVPRGTARLRITVTAAHESGQVTRLGTALKELLHGK, encoded by the coding sequence ATGAAGAATCCTGAACAGTTTTTGTCAGAGTTGAAGTCTGCGGGGCTGCTGCGCGTCCTGCGGGATGTGGAATGCCTGCCCGGAGGAATGGCCCGTCTGGCGGATGGCCGGGAAGCGGTCAATCTGGCAAGCAACGATTATCTGGGGCTGGCCCACCATCCGTCCCTGGCGGAGGCTTTTTCCCGTGCGGTGCGGGATGAAGGGGTCGGAGCCATGGCATCCCGCCTGGTGACGGGGACGCGGCGGGAACATTCCTGTCTGGAAGAGGCCCTGGCCGCTTTGAAGGGGACTGAAGCGGCGGTCAGTTTTTCCTCCGGTTATGCTACCTCCCTGGGAGTGATTGCTTCTATTGCGGACCGGGAGGATACGGTGCTGATGGATAAGTTGTCCCATGCCAGCCTGATTGACGGGGCGCGTTTGTCCGGGGCGCGTTTGTCTACGTTCCTGCATAACGATATGGAGTCATTAAGGAAAAAACTGCAGCATTTGCGGGACGCGAATCCTTCCGGCGGGATTCTGGTAGTGACCGAATCCGTTTTCAGCATGGATGGAGACCGTGCCCCCCTTCGGGAAATTGTGCGTCTGAAGGATGAATTCGGCGCGTTGCTGCTGGTGGATGAAGCTCACGGATTCGGTGTGCTGGGAGAACACGGGGCCGGACTGGCGGAAGAGCTGGGTGTTTCCTCCCGGATAGATTTTCAAATGGGGACTTTGAGCAAGGCTGCCGGGGTAAGTGGTGGATATGTGGCCTGTTCCCGCGCCTGGGCGGATGTAATGGTTAATTCCGCCCGGTCCCTGATTTATTCCACGGCTCCGCCTCCCGCTTTGGCCGCCGCCGCCCTGGCCGCGGTGGAAGTGATCCGCAGCGGGGAGGGAAAGGAATTGCGCCGCCGTGTTTCCGTGCTGGCAAACAGTTTGTCCGCCGCACTGGGGATGCCGGGAAGGCCTCTTTCTTCCATTTTCCCTGTTGTGGTGGGAGAAAACGATGCTGCCCTGGCTGCGGCGGATGCCCTGCTGGAACAGGGCTTTCTGGCTCCCGCCATCCGTTATCCTACGGTTCCCCGCGGAACGGCCCGGTTGCGCATTACGGTAACGGCTGCGCATGAATCCGGGCAGGTCACGCGGCTGGGGACGGCGTTGAAGGAGCTGCTGCATGGGAAGTAA
- a CDS encoding DUF2752 domain-containing protein, with translation MNSLAVSVAVPHRECPLCGMTRGYAEMARGDIRAAWGWNRGAPVLFMAGLLNGGAAAVYLAWCWRRRAGSREKENSSPA, from the coding sequence ATGAATTCTCTGGCGGTTTCTGTTGCCGTGCCGCATCGTGAATGCCCGTTGTGCGGCATGACGCGAGGGTATGCGGAAATGGCCCGTGGGGATATACGCGCTGCCTGGGGATGGAACCGAGGAGCTCCGGTCTTGTTTATGGCAGGACTGCTCAATGGAGGGGCTGCCGCGGTTTATTTGGCATGGTGCTGGCGGAGAAGGGCGGGAAGCCGGGAAAAGGAAAATAGTTCTCCCGCGTAG
- a CDS encoding HypC/HybG/HupF family hydrogenase formation chaperone → MCLAVPGKIVSVNETDPLFRLGVVDFGGVTREVNLACVPEAVPGDYVIVHVGMALSVLDEETALQTRREMREIVENTDPL, encoded by the coding sequence ATGTGTTTGGCCGTTCCCGGAAAGATTGTGAGCGTCAATGAGACGGACCCTTTGTTCAGATTGGGGGTGGTGGATTTTGGCGGCGTGACCCGTGAAGTGAACCTGGCCTGTGTGCCGGAAGCCGTGCCGGGGGATTACGTCATCGTTCACGTGGGCATGGCCCTGAGCGTGCTGGACGAGGAGACCGCTCTTCAAACCCGCAGGGAAATGAGAGAAATTGTGGAAAATACGGATCCGCTGTAG
- the hypB gene encoding hydrogenase nickel incorporation protein HypB translates to MDVHVPVLDANDRLAERNRGFFAAKNLLVINVFSSPGSGKTSLLQKTAEMLRGRVRMGVIVGDLATDNDAERLSRADIPVVQITTGTMCHLDARMIAEAMKKMPLDDLDVLIIENVGNLVCPASYDLGEGVRVVLLSVTEGEDKPLKYPPMFHSADVALVTKSDLADAVDFNRDAALAALNKVAHHAHVIEVSSKTGEGMEAWCEEIVERARRAREGTIQHHGHHHH, encoded by the coding sequence ATGGATGTCCATGTTCCGGTGTTGGATGCCAATGACCGGCTGGCAGAGCGCAACAGAGGTTTTTTTGCTGCAAAAAACCTTTTGGTTATCAATGTTTTTTCTTCTCCGGGGTCAGGAAAGACTTCTCTGTTGCAGAAGACGGCGGAGATGCTCCGCGGCCGTGTGCGCATGGGGGTTATCGTAGGGGATTTGGCGACGGATAATGATGCGGAACGCCTGAGCCGAGCGGATATCCCCGTGGTGCAGATTACAACGGGCACCATGTGCCATCTGGACGCCCGCATGATTGCGGAGGCCATGAAGAAAATGCCTCTGGACGATCTCGACGTTTTGATTATTGAGAATGTGGGCAATCTGGTTTGCCCGGCTTCCTATGACCTGGGGGAAGGCGTGCGCGTGGTGCTGCTTTCCGTGACGGAGGGTGAGGACAAGCCGTTGAAATATCCTCCCATGTTCCATTCTGCGGATGTTGCCCTGGTGACCAAGTCCGATCTGGCGGATGCCGTGGATTTTAACCGTGACGCCGCCCTGGCCGCGCTGAACAAGGTGGCTCACCATGCGCACGTGATTGAGGTTTCTTCCAAGACCGGCGAAGGAATGGAGGCCTGGTGCGAGGAGATTGTGGAACGTGCGCGCCGCGCCCGGGAAGGCACGATTCAGCATCATGGCCATCACCACCATTGA
- the hypF gene encoding carbamoyltransferase HypF, whose amino-acid sequence MAITTIEQAAAALKFEIAGMVQGVGFRPHVYRLAVRHGLKGFVRNTESGVEIHVEGEPGAPERFWTALMDGLPEHARVYGVERTVCEPAGFEEFRIEESDSTPGGVPVMLPDLAPCPECLEEMHDPSSRRYHYPFTNCTHCGPRYSIIETMPYDRARTSMKGFRMCPECRREYQDVEDRRFHAQPIGCPSCGPSVKVLFSDGSELGFGHGFDTPAAQVAWVLADGLIVALLGVGGFQLLADASSEAAVRRLRRLKERDAKPFAVMVPDVAAAERLCRLSEEERRLLTSPAAPIVLARGGKDVDLAPSVCMFSRFVGIMLPSSPLHALLMDVWGKPLVVTSGNLSGEPLCVSVEEGLEKLGHVADVFLVHDRPVVRPVDDSVVRVTDGRAMMVRRARGYAPRPVWRTSAAAPDMLALGAGLKNTICWLKRGVAVMSQHLGDLSSAASLNAFERTVEALGRTLDAVPQVIAVDAHPDGPTFALGRRLARKWNATVVPVQHHQAHVLACAVENETPFPALGIAWDGTGFGTDGTVWGGEFFVLEEEGEPRRVARLRPFLLPGGDEAVREPSRCACSLARQMGPWRTYGLDKRLERGMPVRKREVLEAMMARNIHCPSSSSMGRLFDAVAFWCGFDGAAGCEGHAAMMLESWAAEASGEKMPGDAYEWVMHEEGGLLELDWRPLMKSVDEDLLEGVSRGCIARKFHESLVNLVFDVAERFCLDRLVLGGGCFQNAFLLEGLAGMAQSRRCQLSLPQRVPCNDGGISLGQVAAVVRQWKG is encoded by the coding sequence ATGGCCATCACCACCATTGAACAGGCCGCCGCGGCATTGAAATTTGAGATAGCCGGCATGGTTCAGGGGGTCGGCTTCCGTCCCCATGTGTACCGTTTGGCGGTACGGCACGGATTGAAAGGGTTTGTGCGCAATACGGAGTCCGGCGTGGAGATTCATGTGGAAGGGGAGCCCGGCGCTCCGGAGCGTTTCTGGACCGCGCTGATGGACGGCCTGCCGGAGCATGCCCGGGTTTATGGAGTGGAGCGGACCGTATGCGAGCCTGCCGGTTTTGAGGAATTCCGCATTGAGGAAAGCGATTCCACCCCCGGAGGCGTTCCGGTGATGCTGCCGGATCTGGCTCCGTGCCCAGAGTGCCTGGAAGAAATGCACGACCCGTCTTCCCGCCGGTATCATTATCCGTTTACCAACTGCACGCACTGCGGTCCCCGCTATTCCATTATTGAGACAATGCCGTATGACCGAGCGAGAACCAGCATGAAGGGGTTCCGAATGTGTCCGGAGTGCCGGAGGGAGTACCAGGATGTGGAGGACAGGCGTTTTCACGCACAGCCTATCGGCTGCCCGTCCTGCGGTCCTTCCGTGAAGGTGCTGTTTTCAGATGGTTCAGAACTGGGGTTCGGCCATGGGTTTGATACCCCCGCGGCACAGGTGGCATGGGTGCTGGCGGACGGTTTGATTGTGGCCCTGCTGGGCGTAGGAGGTTTTCAATTGCTGGCAGATGCTTCTTCGGAAGCTGCCGTCAGGCGTCTCCGGCGGTTGAAGGAGCGTGACGCCAAGCCTTTTGCCGTGATGGTGCCGGATGTGGCTGCGGCGGAGAGGCTGTGCCGCCTGTCGGAGGAGGAAAGGCGCCTGCTGACTTCTCCGGCCGCCCCCATTGTACTGGCCCGGGGGGGGAAGGATGTGGATCTGGCTCCTTCCGTGTGCATGTTCAGCCGTTTTGTGGGGATAATGCTTCCGTCTTCCCCTCTTCATGCGCTGCTGATGGATGTGTGGGGAAAGCCTCTGGTGGTGACCAGCGGGAACCTGAGCGGCGAGCCCCTGTGCGTCTCCGTGGAGGAGGGGCTGGAGAAACTGGGCCATGTGGCGGATGTGTTTTTGGTGCATGACCGTCCGGTAGTGCGGCCCGTGGACGATTCCGTGGTCCGCGTTACGGACGGCAGGGCCATGATGGTTCGCCGCGCCCGCGGATATGCCCCGCGGCCTGTGTGGCGCACATCTGCGGCGGCTCCCGACATGCTCGCCTTGGGGGCCGGACTGAAGAATACCATCTGCTGGCTGAAAAGGGGCGTGGCTGTCATGAGCCAGCATCTCGGTGACCTGAGCAGTGCGGCTTCTCTGAACGCTTTTGAGCGGACGGTGGAGGCGCTGGGCAGAACCCTGGATGCCGTTCCGCAGGTAATTGCCGTGGACGCCCATCCGGACGGCCCCACTTTTGCCCTTGGCCGGCGTCTGGCGCGGAAGTGGAATGCAACGGTTGTCCCTGTGCAGCATCATCAGGCTCATGTGCTGGCCTGCGCCGTGGAAAATGAAACGCCGTTTCCCGCTTTGGGCATAGCTTGGGACGGGACGGGGTTCGGTACGGACGGAACGGTATGGGGAGGGGAATTTTTTGTGTTGGAGGAAGAGGGTGAGCCGCGCAGGGTGGCCCGCCTCAGGCCGTTTCTTCTTCCTGGTGGGGACGAAGCGGTTCGGGAACCTTCCCGGTGCGCCTGTTCCCTGGCCCGTCAGATGGGGCCGTGGCGTACGTACGGGCTTGATAAGCGTCTGGAGAGGGGGATGCCTGTGCGGAAACGCGAGGTTCTGGAGGCGATGATGGCCCGGAATATCCATTGTCCGTCCTCCTCGTCCATGGGGCGGTTGTTTGATGCCGTGGCTTTCTGGTGCGGTTTTGACGGTGCGGCGGGGTGTGAGGGCCATGCCGCCATGATGCTGGAATCATGGGCCGCGGAAGCTTCCGGGGAAAAAATGCCGGGGGACGCGTATGAATGGGTCATGCATGAAGAAGGGGGATTGCTGGAACTGGATTGGCGGCCGCTGATGAAGTCTGTGGATGAAGATTTGTTGGAAGGCGTTTCCCGCGGCTGCATCGCCCGCAAGTTTCATGAGAGCCTGGTGAATCTGGTTTTTGACGTGGCGGAGCGTTTCTGCCTGGATAGGCTGGTGCTGGGCGGCGGATGTTTTCAGAATGCCTTTTTGCTTGAAGGACTGGCGGGGATGGCCCAGTCTAGAAGGTGCCAGTTGTCTCTGCCCCAGCGGGTGCCGTGCAATGACGGGGGAATTTCCCTGGGGCAGGTTGCGGCGGTCGTACGCCAATGGAAAGGATAG
- the aspS gene encoding aspartate--tRNA ligase, translating into MNSYRTHTCSELRAANIGKPTTLIGWVDSVRDHGGVIFIDLRDRSGITQVVFHPEVNQDVAKASQQLRSEDMIQISGTVAARLKTDTVDTTNADLPTGEIEVSADTLNVINKADVLPFQLDRALSNEDLRLKYRFLDLRRPTMARNMQIRHRVTKSTRDYLDEHGFLEIETPILSKSTPEGARDFLVPSRLAPGKFYALPQAPQQYKQLLMVAGMERYFQIARCFRDEDLRADRQPEFTQVDIEASFITPEDIYNLVEGLLKRVYKESLGVDIPTPFPRMTWKEAMDQYGSDKPERRFGMKLTDVSSIFENSGFKVFASAVSNGGVVKAINAKGFGSASVGQIDALTKTAVEAGAKGLAYIKVREEDWRSPISKFLSDEEKQKLTEALDIETGDLVLFAAGPWEPSCDILGRVRLQCAEFMELLKDNKERDFLWVIEFPLVGWDEEEQRWVAIHHPFTRPVKEDEQKLLSGELSADLRAQAYDVVLNGTELGGGSIRIHERDLQSAMFKALGITEEQAREQFGHILDAFSFGAPPHGGLALGLDRLVMMICNAESIREVIAFPKNNRGADLMSDSPAAAEDRQLRDIHIQVKLPAKK; encoded by the coding sequence ATGAACTCATACCGCACTCATACCTGCAGCGAATTGCGCGCTGCGAACATCGGCAAGCCGACCACCCTCATCGGCTGGGTAGATTCCGTCCGGGACCATGGCGGCGTCATATTTATCGACTTGCGCGACCGCTCCGGCATCACGCAGGTAGTCTTTCACCCGGAAGTCAATCAGGATGTGGCGAAAGCCTCCCAGCAGCTCCGCTCCGAAGACATGATCCAGATTTCCGGCACCGTGGCCGCCCGCCTGAAAACGGATACGGTGGACACGACCAATGCGGACCTCCCCACCGGGGAAATCGAAGTCTCCGCAGACACCCTGAACGTCATCAACAAGGCTGACGTGCTCCCCTTCCAGCTGGATCGGGCCCTCTCCAACGAAGACCTGCGCCTCAAATACCGCTTTCTGGACCTGCGCCGCCCGACCATGGCCCGCAACATGCAGATCCGCCACCGCGTCACCAAATCCACGCGCGACTATCTGGACGAGCACGGCTTTCTGGAAATTGAGACGCCCATCCTCTCCAAATCCACGCCGGAAGGCGCACGGGACTTCCTGGTGCCCTCCCGCCTGGCGCCCGGCAAATTCTACGCGCTGCCCCAGGCCCCGCAGCAATACAAGCAGCTGCTCATGGTAGCCGGCATGGAACGCTATTTCCAAATTGCCCGCTGCTTCCGTGACGAAGACCTGCGCGCGGACCGCCAGCCGGAATTCACCCAGGTGGACATTGAAGCTTCCTTCATCACGCCGGAAGACATCTACAACCTGGTGGAAGGCCTGCTCAAACGCGTGTACAAGGAATCCCTGGGCGTGGACATTCCCACCCCCTTCCCCCGCATGACCTGGAAGGAAGCAATGGATCAGTACGGTTCCGACAAGCCGGAACGCCGCTTCGGCATGAAGCTAACGGACGTCTCCTCCATCTTTGAAAACAGCGGCTTCAAGGTATTCGCCTCAGCCGTAAGCAACGGCGGCGTGGTCAAGGCCATCAACGCCAAGGGATTCGGTTCCGCCTCCGTTGGCCAGATTGACGCCCTGACGAAAACTGCCGTGGAAGCCGGAGCCAAAGGCCTGGCCTACATCAAGGTGCGCGAGGAAGACTGGAGAAGCCCCATCTCCAAATTCCTTTCCGACGAAGAAAAACAAAAACTCACGGAAGCCCTGGACATCGAAACAGGAGACCTCGTTCTCTTTGCCGCCGGCCCGTGGGAACCCTCCTGCGATATCCTGGGCCGCGTGCGCCTGCAATGCGCCGAATTCATGGAACTGCTCAAGGACAACAAGGAACGCGACTTCCTGTGGGTTATTGAATTCCCGCTGGTGGGCTGGGATGAGGAAGAGCAGCGCTGGGTCGCCATCCACCACCCCTTTACCCGCCCCGTCAAGGAAGACGAACAAAAACTGCTCAGCGGGGAACTCTCCGCAGACCTTCGCGCGCAGGCCTACGATGTGGTGCTCAACGGCACGGAGCTGGGAGGCGGTTCCATCCGCATCCATGAACGCGACCTGCAGTCCGCCATGTTCAAGGCGCTCGGCATCACGGAAGAACAGGCCCGCGAACAATTCGGCCACATTCTGGACGCTTTCAGCTTCGGCGCTCCACCCCACGGAGGCCTTGCGCTGGGCCTCGACCGCCTGGTCATGATGATTTGCAACGCGGAATCCATCCGCGAAGTCATCGCATTCCCGAAAAACAACCGGGGAGCGGATCTGATGAGCGACTCCCCCGCCGCCGCGGAAGACCGTCAGCTGCGCGACATTCACATTCAGGTGAAACTGCCCGCTAAAAAATAG
- a CDS encoding beta-ketoacyl synthase N-terminal-like domain-containing protein codes for MSFSGQGGSLAAVMMAGGKSPGSPEPRVCGLGLASGFGMGAAVHLAGVREGRRVLKPLSELWGEGNPWGDVLSGWIPDRELLCSRRNGPASQLALLLARQAVEDAGWGRKELRDAALIVGSSRGNASGWLSPWPGRRPMKILAVPNSLHSELASCVSIELGICGPYHVLASGCAAGLDAVGMAAMLMRQGVVKRALAIGLDLPLCRELLGTYWASGMLSRNGLNDPYGPLADGMCISEGGAAIALELSSAPGIYVKDYLVNSDAYSPLGMPEDGKSIAALLEAALKSRDGAVPLTVCPHASGTAGNSVSERAALKRVFKDGLPDLRMMKPWTGHAIGGSGILELALMLVFAREGVLPPNPPWATFPEGGACSAEELPLAGGRMLVKSAASMGGHNVVLSLAVDG; via the coding sequence TTGAGTTTTTCCGGGCAGGGCGGTAGTCTGGCCGCCGTCATGATGGCGGGGGGTAAGAGTCCTGGAAGCCCGGAACCGCGGGTATGCGGCCTGGGCCTGGCTTCCGGCTTCGGCATGGGGGCGGCAGTCCATCTTGCCGGGGTAAGGGAAGGGCGCAGAGTGTTGAAGCCGTTGAGCGAATTGTGGGGCGAAGGTAATCCCTGGGGCGATGTATTGAGCGGATGGATTCCAGACAGGGAATTGTTATGCAGCCGCAGGAACGGCCCTGCTTCCCAGCTGGCGCTGCTGTTGGCGCGCCAGGCCGTGGAGGATGCCGGATGGGGAAGGAAGGAATTGAGGGATGCCGCCCTGATTGTGGGCAGTTCCCGCGGGAATGCTTCCGGATGGCTGAGCCCGTGGCCGGGACGGCGGCCCATGAAAATTTTGGCCGTTCCCAATTCCCTGCATAGCGAACTTGCTTCCTGCGTCAGCATCGAATTGGGAATTTGCGGGCCTTATCACGTGCTGGCGAGCGGCTGTGCCGCCGGCCTGGATGCCGTAGGCATGGCCGCCATGCTGATGCGGCAGGGAGTTGTTAAGAGAGCGCTGGCTATCGGTCTGGATTTGCCTTTGTGCCGGGAGCTGCTGGGGACGTACTGGGCCTCCGGCATGCTTTCCCGCAATGGTTTGAATGATCCCTACGGCCCTCTGGCCGACGGCATGTGCATTTCCGAGGGAGGGGCGGCCATAGCCCTGGAATTGTCTTCTGCTCCAGGTATTTATGTGAAGGATTATCTGGTGAATTCCGATGCCTATAGCCCGCTGGGCATGCCGGAGGACGGAAAGAGCATAGCCGCCCTGCTGGAGGCTGCTTTGAAAAGTCGGGATGGAGCGGTTCCTCTGACCGTTTGTCCCCATGCCAGCGGCACGGCGGGGAATAGCGTGTCCGAACGGGCTGCTTTGAAAAGGGTTTTTAAAGACGGACTGCCGGATTTGAGGATGATGAAGCCGTGGACGGGGCATGCCATTGGAGGCAGCGGAATTTTGGAACTGGCCCTGATGCTGGTCTTTGCCAGGGAGGGGGTATTGCCTCCCAATCCTCCCTGGGCCACCTTCCCGGAAGGCGGCGCCTGTTCTGCGGAGGAGTTGCCGTTGGCCGGGGGGCGGATGCTGGTCAAATCCGCCGCTTCCATGGGCGGCCATAATGTGGTGCTGAGTCTGGCTGTGGACGGTTGA
- a CDS encoding alpha/beta hydrolase family protein, with protein sequence MTIQPAVFFSLLLASLSLPSFSLTPPSEKFRAADWAVLHSSRSDQRHVSSRGIVQTMLEKLRPACEFSPDMAPKDFPAWREKVRKAMQQLMKFPPQADIPAPVLVKTVPREHYRVEKWEAYPFPGAAVPFLVLLPDNASDKNPVPVLFCIPGSDQTKEELAGETSPDLDQPSVQQPGNNAMAFHYVRQGWAAIVVDNAGTGEEGDAEHAAGRSSHDYENLARFLLEMDWSWLGYTSYADQCILDWVKTRPWAQKNHIILSGFSLGTEPMMVLGSLNPDIFAFVYNDFLCRTLERAKTMTMPNGRGVRSAPNSIRHLIPGFWKQFDFPDIVAALAPRPVICTEGGLDRDFQLISAAYRMAGAPDHFQYHHQPRFADPAQRWHGSQLPAGLDRDAFFRFANVDPRNHFFKKDLVIPWLKTLLDKSDNKN encoded by the coding sequence ATGACTATTCAGCCCGCCGTTTTTTTCTCTCTTCTATTGGCATCCCTTTCTCTTCCCTCCTTCTCCCTTACCCCGCCCAGTGAAAAATTCCGGGCGGCAGACTGGGCGGTGCTTCATTCATCCCGGAGCGACCAGCGGCATGTTTCCTCCCGGGGCATCGTCCAGACCATGCTGGAAAAACTGCGTCCGGCATGCGAATTTTCCCCGGATATGGCTCCGAAGGATTTCCCCGCCTGGCGGGAAAAAGTCCGGAAAGCCATGCAACAACTGATGAAATTCCCCCCCCAGGCGGATATCCCCGCCCCCGTTCTGGTAAAAACCGTGCCAAGAGAACACTACCGGGTGGAAAAATGGGAAGCCTATCCCTTCCCGGGAGCCGCCGTACCGTTCCTGGTGCTCCTGCCGGACAACGCTTCAGACAAAAATCCGGTTCCCGTGCTATTCTGCATTCCCGGGTCAGACCAGACCAAGGAAGAGCTGGCGGGGGAAACATCACCGGATCTGGACCAGCCTTCCGTACAGCAGCCGGGCAACAACGCCATGGCTTTCCATTATGTCAGGCAGGGATGGGCGGCCATTGTGGTGGACAATGCCGGAACGGGTGAAGAAGGAGACGCGGAACACGCCGCAGGCCGTTCTTCACACGATTATGAAAACCTGGCCCGCTTCCTGCTGGAAATGGACTGGAGCTGGCTGGGCTACACCTCCTACGCGGACCAATGTATTCTGGATTGGGTGAAAACACGACCCTGGGCGCAAAAAAACCATATTATCCTCAGCGGCTTCTCCCTGGGAACGGAACCCATGATGGTTCTGGGCAGCCTGAACCCGGATATCTTTGCCTTCGTATATAACGACTTTCTGTGCCGCACGCTGGAACGCGCCAAAACCATGACCATGCCCAACGGCAGGGGCGTGCGTTCCGCTCCCAACTCCATCCGCCACCTCATTCCGGGCTTCTGGAAACAATTCGACTTCCCGGACATCGTGGCGGCTCTCGCTCCGCGCCCTGTCATTTGCACGGAAGGCGGCCTGGACAGGGACTTCCAGCTCATCTCCGCAGCCTACCGTATGGCCGGGGCGCCGGATCATTTCCAGTACCATCACCAGCCCCGGTTTGCGGACCCTGCCCAACGCTGGCACGGCAGCCAATTGCCCGCAGGTCTGGACAGGGACGCCTTTTTCCGTTTCGCCAATGTGGACCCGCGCAACCATTTCTTCAAAAAAGACCTGGTCATTCCCTGGCTTAAAACCCTCCTGGATAAAAGCGATAATAAAAACTAG